A single Pseudomonas sp. DC1.2 DNA region contains:
- the folE gene encoding GTP cyclohydrolase I FolE: protein MNSSLVEHYREILVGVGENPEREGLRDTPKRAAKAMQYLCNGYTMNLEEVINGALFESQNDEMVVVRDIELYSLCEHHMLPFIGKAHVAYIPTGRVLGLSKVARVVDMFARRLQIQENLTKQIADAIQHITDAAGVAVVIEAKHMCMMMRGVEKQNSVMTSSVMLGAFRESSATRHEFLQLIGRRT, encoded by the coding sequence ATGAACTCATCATTAGTCGAGCATTACCGTGAAATTCTCGTCGGTGTAGGCGAAAACCCCGAGCGCGAAGGACTGCGAGACACTCCCAAGCGAGCAGCCAAAGCAATGCAGTACCTATGCAATGGCTACACGATGAATCTGGAGGAGGTGATCAACGGCGCGCTGTTCGAATCGCAAAACGATGAAATGGTCGTCGTTCGCGATATTGAGCTGTATTCATTGTGCGAGCATCACATGCTGCCGTTCATTGGCAAGGCTCATGTGGCGTACATCCCCACCGGAAGGGTACTGGGCCTGTCCAAGGTTGCCCGAGTGGTCGATATGTTCGCCCGCCGCTTACAGATACAGGAAAACCTTACAAAGCAAATCGCAGACGCCATTCAGCACATCACCGATGCCGCCGGCGTGGCCGTGGTCATTGAAGCCAAGCACATGTGCATGATGATGAGGGGAGTGGAAAAGCAAAACTCGGTGATGACGTCGTCAGTAATGCTGGGAGCCTTTCGCGAATCGTCCGCTACGCGTCACGAGTTTTTGCAACTGATTGGACGACGCACTTAA
- a CDS encoding phosphoadenylyl-sulfate reductase, protein MSPSFDVVELATTYANKSAQDILKLAFAEFGDDLWISFSGAEDVVLVDMAWKLNKNVKVFSLDTGRLHPETYRFIDQVREHYKIDIELVSPDYTKLEPFVKEKGLFSFYKDGHGECCGIRKIEPLRRKLSAVTAWATGQRRDQSPGTRSAVAVMEIDSAFSTPERTLYKFNPLAQMTSEEIWGYIRMLELPYNNLHERGFISIGCEPCTRAVLPNQHEREGRWWWEEATQKECGLHAGNIISTSKA, encoded by the coding sequence ATGAGCCCATCGTTCGACGTCGTGGAACTCGCCACGACCTATGCCAACAAATCCGCCCAGGACATCCTGAAACTCGCCTTTGCCGAGTTCGGCGATGACCTCTGGATATCATTCAGCGGCGCCGAAGACGTCGTGCTGGTGGACATGGCCTGGAAGCTGAACAAGAACGTCAAAGTGTTCAGCCTCGACACGGGTCGCCTGCACCCCGAGACCTACCGCTTTATCGATCAGGTGCGCGAGCACTACAAGATTGATATCGAACTGGTGTCGCCGGACTACACGAAACTTGAGCCATTCGTGAAGGAAAAAGGCCTGTTCAGCTTCTACAAGGACGGCCATGGCGAATGCTGCGGCATCCGTAAAATCGAGCCACTGCGGCGCAAACTGTCCGCCGTGACGGCTTGGGCCACCGGCCAGCGCCGGGATCAGAGCCCCGGCACCCGCAGCGCGGTTGCCGTTATGGAAATTGACAGCGCGTTCTCCACACCTGAGCGCACTTTGTACAAGTTCAATCCTCTGGCGCAGATGACCAGTGAAGAGATCTGGGGTTACATCCGCATGCTGGAGCTGCCTTACAACAACCTGCACGAACGCGGATTCATTAGCATCGGCTGCGAGCCATGTACCCGCGCAGTGCTGCCGAACCAGCACGAACGTGAAGGTCGCTGGTGGTGGGAAGAAGCGACTCAGAAAGAATGCGGGTTGCATGCTGGCAATATCATCAGCACATCCAAGGCCTAA
- a CDS encoding alpha-L-glutamate ligase-like protein, with protein MFGFWKTWKALEAKGIMGINRRNADYVLKYNKRSLYPIVDDKIITKERAIAAGINVPQMYGVISTEKEIDKLGEIIGGRKDFVIKPAQGAGGDGIIVVVDRFEGRYRTVSGKILSHEELEHHISSILTGLYSLGGHRDRALIEYRVTPDQIFKSISYEGVPDIRIIVLMGYPVMAMLRLPTRQSGGKANLHQGAIGVGVDLATGLTLRGTWLNNIISKHPDTTNAVDGVQLPYWDGFMKLAAGCYELCGLGYIGVDMVLDQEKGPLILELNARPGLNIQIANDCGLTLRTHAVEARLEALQARGITETAQERVAFVQEMFGHIAPVEG; from the coding sequence ATGTTCGGTTTCTGGAAGACCTGGAAGGCCCTGGAAGCCAAGGGCATCATGGGGATCAATCGGCGCAACGCGGACTACGTGCTCAAGTACAACAAGCGCAGCCTGTACCCGATTGTCGATGACAAGATCATCACCAAGGAACGCGCGATCGCTGCCGGCATCAATGTGCCGCAGATGTACGGGGTCATCTCTACGGAGAAGGAAATCGACAAGCTCGGCGAAATCATCGGCGGGCGTAAGGATTTTGTGATCAAACCGGCTCAAGGCGCGGGTGGCGACGGCATTATTGTGGTGGTCGACCGTTTCGAGGGGCGTTATCGCACGGTGTCGGGCAAGATCCTCAGCCACGAAGAACTCGAGCACCATATCTCCAGCATCCTCACCGGCCTGTATTCCCTGGGCGGCCACCGTGACCGGGCGCTGATCGAATACCGCGTGACCCCGGACCAGATTTTCAAAAGCATCAGCTACGAAGGCGTACCGGACATTCGCATCATCGTCTTGATGGGCTACCCGGTGATGGCCATGCTACGCCTGCCGACCCGGCAATCAGGCGGCAAGGCTAACCTGCACCAAGGGGCCATTGGCGTCGGTGTCGACCTGGCAACCGGCCTGACTCTGCGCGGTACCTGGCTGAACAACATCATCAGTAAACACCCGGACACCACCAACGCGGTGGATGGCGTGCAACTGCCCTATTGGGACGGCTTCATGAAGCTCGCCGCGGGCTGCTACGAGCTGTGTGGTTTGGGTTATATCGGCGTGGACATGGTGCTCGACCAAGAAAAAGGGCCGCTGATTCTTGAGCTCAATGCCCGGCCGGGGCTGAACATTCAAATCGCCAACGATTGCGGCCTGACCCTGCGCACTCATGCGGTCGAGGCTCGGCTTGAAGCATTGCAAGCACGCGGGATCACCGAGACCGCGCAGGAACGCGTGGCGTTTGTTCAGGAGATGTTTGGGCATATTGCGCCGGTTGAGGGTTGA
- the thrH gene encoding bifunctional phosphoserine phosphatase/homoserine phosphotransferase ThrH, protein MEIACLDLEGVLVPEIWIAFAEKTGIDSLKATTRDIPDYDVLMKQRLRILDEQGLKLSDIQEVIATLKPLDGAVEFVDWLRERFQVVILSDTFYEFSQPLMRQLGFPTLLCHRLVTDDAGRVTSYQLRQKDPKRQSVLAFKSLYYRVIAAGDSYNDTTMLGEADAGILFHAPDNVIREFPQFPAVHTFAELKQEFIKASNRALSL, encoded by the coding sequence GTGGAAATTGCTTGTCTGGATCTTGAAGGTGTTCTGGTCCCGGAAATCTGGATCGCCTTCGCCGAAAAAACCGGGATCGACTCCCTCAAGGCCACTACCCGGGACATTCCCGACTACGACGTGCTGATGAAGCAGCGTCTGCGGATCCTTGATGAGCAGGGTTTGAAACTCTCTGACATTCAGGAGGTGATCGCCACACTCAAGCCGCTGGACGGTGCCGTCGAGTTCGTCGACTGGCTGCGTGAGCGGTTCCAGGTGGTGATTCTGTCGGACACGTTCTACGAATTTTCCCAGCCGTTGATGCGTCAACTGGGCTTCCCCACGTTGCTTTGCCATCGGCTGGTGACGGATGACGCCGGTCGAGTGACGAGCTATCAGTTGCGTCAGAAAGATCCCAAACGTCAGTCGGTATTGGCCTTCAAGAGTCTTTACTACCGAGTGATTGCCGCCGGTGATTCCTACAACGACACCACGATGCTCGGCGAGGCGGATGCCGGGATTCTCTTCCATGCGCCGGACAATGTGATTCGCGAGTTCCCGCAGTTCCCAGCGGTGCATACCTTTGCAGAGTTGAAGCAGGAATTCATCAAGGCCTCGAATCGGGCGTTGAGTTTGTAA
- a CDS encoding NCS1 family nucleobase:cation symporter-1, with protein MRTSLSHNTLALDLPSSLPVANAHDQTYQAPVVLSPRLHNKDLAPTKAEGRRWGRYSIFALWTNDVHNIANYSFAIGLYALGLGGWQILLSLGIGAALVYCFMNLSGYMGQKTGVPFPVISRISFGIHGAQIPALIRAVIAIAWFGIQTYLASVVFRVLLTAVHPGFADYDHDLILGLSSLGWACFVTIWFIQLAILAYGMEMVRRYEAFAGPVILLTVASLAGWMYFQANATIAWSIREPLTGAEMWRNIFAGGALWLAIYGTLILNFCDFARSSPCRKTIKVGNFWGLPVNILVFASITVLLCGAQFQINGRIIESPTEIIASIPNTFFLVLACLAFLIVTVAVNIMANFVAPAFVLSNLAPKYLTFRRAGLISATIAVLILPWNLYNSPLVIVYFLSGLGALLGPLYGVIMVDYWLIRKGRVNVPQLYSEDPTGAYYYSSGINLRAVAAFIPAALIAIVLALAPGFHSVSPFSWLVGAAIAGMLYLVIAKRQPYYADVSGEAIAVDNVSH; from the coding sequence ATGCGTACTAGCCTCTCCCATAACACCCTCGCGCTGGATCTGCCCTCCTCCCTCCCTGTTGCCAACGCTCATGATCAAACCTATCAAGCCCCGGTGGTACTCAGCCCGCGTTTGCACAACAAGGACCTTGCACCCACCAAAGCCGAAGGTCGGCGCTGGGGTCGTTACAGCATCTTTGCCTTGTGGACCAACGATGTACACAACATCGCCAACTACTCATTCGCCATCGGCCTGTACGCACTAGGGCTGGGCGGCTGGCAGATTCTCTTGTCTCTCGGGATCGGCGCTGCGCTGGTGTATTGTTTCATGAACCTGTCCGGCTACATGGGCCAGAAGACCGGTGTGCCGTTTCCGGTCATCAGCCGGATCAGTTTCGGCATTCACGGCGCGCAAATTCCTGCACTGATCCGCGCCGTTATCGCCATCGCCTGGTTTGGCATTCAGACGTACCTGGCCTCGGTGGTTTTTCGCGTACTGCTGACTGCGGTCCATCCCGGCTTCGCCGATTACGATCACGACTTGATACTCGGGCTGTCGAGCCTGGGCTGGGCGTGTTTCGTGACGATCTGGTTCATACAGTTAGCGATTCTGGCCTACGGCATGGAGATGGTGCGGCGCTACGAAGCGTTTGCCGGACCGGTGATTCTGCTGACCGTCGCCTCGCTGGCCGGATGGATGTACTTTCAGGCCAACGCGACCATCGCCTGGTCGATCCGCGAACCGCTGACCGGTGCCGAGATGTGGCGCAACATCTTTGCTGGAGGTGCGCTCTGGCTGGCGATTTACGGCACGTTGATCCTCAATTTTTGCGATTTTGCCCGGTCCTCACCCTGCCGTAAAACCATCAAAGTCGGCAATTTCTGGGGCCTTCCGGTGAATATTCTGGTGTTCGCCAGCATCACCGTCCTGCTGTGTGGTGCGCAATTCCAGATCAACGGAAGGATCATCGAAAGCCCGACCGAGATCATTGCCTCAATTCCCAACACCTTCTTTCTGGTGCTCGCTTGCCTGGCGTTCCTCATCGTCACCGTGGCGGTGAATATCATGGCCAACTTCGTCGCGCCGGCCTTCGTACTCAGCAATCTGGCGCCCAAATACCTGACGTTCCGCCGCGCCGGGTTGATCAGCGCCACCATCGCAGTGCTGATCTTGCCGTGGAATCTCTACAACAGCCCGCTGGTGATTGTGTACTTCCTGTCCGGACTCGGCGCCCTGCTCGGCCCGTTGTACGGGGTCATCATGGTCGACTATTGGCTTATCCGGAAAGGTCGGGTCAACGTGCCGCAGTTGTACAGCGAAGACCCAACCGGGGCTTACTACTACAGCAGCGGGATCAATTTACGTGCGGTTGCAGCGTTCATTCCCGCCGCATTAATCGCCATTGTCCTGGCGCTGGCACCAGGTTTTCACAGCGTTTCACCGTTCTCTTGGCTGGTTGGCGCCGCGATTGCAGGGATGCTTTACCTGGTCATCGCCAAACGGCAACCCTACTACGCCGATGTCAGCGGTGAAGCCATCGCGGTCGATAACGTCAGCCACTAA
- a CDS encoding GntR family transcriptional regulator has product MLAQLDPQVTVQDDSETLSENVFRRIQAAIVKGEIAPGSKISEPELARTYGISRGPLREAIHRLEGQRLLVRVPHVGARVVSLSHAELLELYEIRESLEGMACRLAAERMTVEEIDELRRVLETHERDAAFQAGVGYYQQEGDFDFHYRIIQGSGNRTLTQMLCGELYQLVRMYRIQFSTTPNRPRQAFAEHHRILDAIADRDGELAELLMRRHIGASKRNIARHYQDGANKTATERGES; this is encoded by the coding sequence ATGCTGGCTCAACTCGATCCTCAGGTGACAGTGCAAGATGATTCGGAGACGCTTTCCGAGAACGTCTTTCGGCGTATTCAGGCGGCCATCGTTAAAGGTGAGATCGCGCCGGGTAGCAAAATCTCCGAACCTGAACTGGCGCGTACCTACGGCATCAGTCGCGGGCCGCTGCGGGAGGCGATCCATCGGCTGGAAGGCCAGCGCCTGCTGGTGCGTGTGCCGCATGTCGGCGCGCGGGTGGTCTCCCTGAGCCACGCCGAGCTCCTGGAACTCTATGAAATCCGCGAATCCCTCGAAGGCATGGCCTGTCGCCTGGCCGCTGAGCGCATGACCGTCGAAGAGATCGACGAACTGCGTCGGGTGCTTGAAACGCATGAGCGCGACGCGGCCTTTCAGGCGGGTGTGGGCTATTACCAGCAGGAAGGCGACTTCGACTTTCATTACCGAATCATTCAGGGCAGCGGCAACCGCACGCTGACTCAGATGCTCTGCGGCGAGCTCTATCAACTGGTGCGCATGTACCGCATCCAGTTTTCCACCACGCCCAATCGGCCGCGTCAGGCCTTTGCCGAGCACCACCGGATTCTCGATGCCATCGCCGACCGTGACGGTGAATTGGCTGAATTGTTGATGCGCCGCCACATTGGCGCCTCCAAACGTAATATCGCCCGTCACTACCAGGACGGCGCCAATAAGACAGCCACTGAACGAGGTGAGTCATGA
- a CDS encoding ATP-dependent zinc protease: MRLKPFPTFLYLLCLPGFAAAGEKTVYGLNEYASLNGIDLEVAAKLDTGAKTASLSARDIKRFKRNGESWVRFYLAIDAAHSHPIERPLARVSKIKRRASDYDAEEGKKYTARPVIELDICMGSALRSIEVNLTDRSAFQYPLLIGSEALKRFDALVDPSLKYAAGKPACAIDAHTAE, from the coding sequence ATGAGACTCAAGCCCTTCCCCACCTTCCTTTATTTGCTGTGTCTGCCGGGGTTTGCCGCGGCAGGTGAAAAGACGGTGTACGGCCTCAACGAGTACGCCTCGTTGAATGGTATCGATCTGGAAGTCGCGGCCAAGCTCGACACCGGGGCAAAAACCGCGTCGTTGAGCGCCCGAGACATCAAACGCTTCAAACGCAATGGCGAGTCCTGGGTGCGCTTCTACCTGGCCATCGACGCCGCGCATTCGCACCCTATCGAGCGCCCCCTGGCCCGCGTCAGCAAAATCAAGCGCCGGGCCAGCGATTACGATGCTGAAGAAGGCAAGAAATACACGGCTCGCCCGGTCATCGAGCTGGATATCTGCATGGGGTCAGCCTTGCGCAGTATCGAGGTGAACCTGACGGACCGCAGCGCCTTCCAATATCCACTGCTGATCGGCTCCGAAGCACTTAAACGCTTCGATGCGCTGGTCGACCCCAGTCTTAAATACGCTGCTGGCAAACCCGCCTGCGCCATCGACGCTCATACCGCAGAGTAA
- a CDS encoding inactive transglutaminase family protein translates to MRSLTLHLKILITILVVLGISVTAYQIFVLGIPVTEDATDDLWNIDAKVQFVASAKDPVKIQMFVPPLSRDYVSLNESFISNNYGVAVNRVDGNRKVTWSARRAKGNQTLYYRLVLTKRYTGEKSKIKGPTFRDSIAVEGPEKIAAEALLAPIRQHSADVETFIGEAIKRVNNVNDDNVKLLLGGDPSTSHKARIVELLLSIAHVPMEKVHTLRLVADQPQTPELWLRSFNGSDWLYFNPETGEQGLPTDRLLWWTGDDNLITVDGGKKATVTFSLNNSEMNAIRLAKLTDENTDANFLEYSLYGLPLQTQQTFMIMVMIPIGVLVILILRNLIGLQTLGTFTPVLIALAFRETQLGFGIALFTVITALGLSLRSYLEHLKLQMLPRLSVVLTFVVVLIAAISLFSHKLGLERGMSVALFPMVILTMTIERLSITWEERGAGHAMKVAIGTLFAASLAHLIMSVPELVYFVFTFPAILSILVGFMLAMGRYRGYRLTELMRFKAFLKADS, encoded by the coding sequence ATGCGCTCTCTTACCCTTCACCTGAAAATCCTGATCACCATTCTGGTGGTGCTGGGCATTTCAGTTACGGCCTATCAGATCTTCGTCCTCGGCATTCCCGTGACCGAAGATGCCACGGACGATTTGTGGAACATCGACGCCAAAGTCCAGTTCGTCGCCAGCGCCAAGGACCCGGTCAAGATCCAGATGTTCGTGCCGCCGCTGAGCCGCGACTATGTGAGTTTGAACGAGAGCTTCATTTCCAATAACTACGGCGTGGCGGTGAACCGTGTCGATGGCAACCGCAAGGTCACCTGGTCGGCGCGTCGGGCCAAGGGCAATCAGACGCTTTATTACCGTCTGGTGCTGACCAAGCGTTACACCGGCGAAAAATCCAAGATCAAAGGCCCAACCTTCCGCGACAGTATCGCCGTCGAAGGCCCGGAAAAAATTGCCGCCGAAGCCTTGCTCGCACCCATCCGCCAGCACTCGGCCGACGTCGAAACCTTCATCGGCGAGGCAATCAAACGGGTCAATAACGTCAATGACGACAATGTGAAACTGTTACTGGGGGGCGATCCGTCCACGTCGCACAAGGCTCGGATCGTCGAACTGCTGCTGTCCATTGCCCACGTGCCGATGGAAAAGGTCCACACCCTCCGCCTGGTGGCCGACCAGCCGCAAACACCGGAACTATGGCTGCGCAGCTTCAATGGCAGCGACTGGCTGTATTTCAACCCGGAAACCGGCGAACAGGGGCTGCCCACCGACCGCCTGTTGTGGTGGACCGGCGATGACAACCTGATCACCGTCGATGGCGGCAAGAAAGCCACCGTCACCTTCAGCCTGAACAACAGCGAAATGAACGCCATTCGCCTGGCCAAGCTGACCGACGAAAATACCGACGCCAACTTCCTCGAATACTCGCTCTACGGCCTGCCGCTACAAACCCAGCAGACGTTCATGATCATGGTGATGATCCCGATCGGCGTCTTGGTGATTCTGATCCTGCGCAACCTGATCGGCTTGCAAACGCTGGGCACGTTTACGCCGGTTCTGATCGCCCTGGCCTTCCGGGAAACCCAGCTCGGCTTCGGTATCGCGCTGTTTACGGTGATCACCGCACTGGGCTTGTCGTTGCGTTCCTACCTCGAACATCTAAAGCTGCAAATGCTGCCCAGGCTGTCGGTGGTACTGACTTTTGTCGTGGTGTTGATCGCGGCCATCAGTTTGTTCAGCCACAAGCTCGGCCTTGAGCGCGGCATGTCGGTGGCGCTGTTCCCGATGGTGATTCTGACCATGACCATCGAACGGCTGTCGATTACGTGGGAAGAACGCGGCGCCGGTCATGCCATGAAAGTAGCCATCGGTACGCTGTTCGCCGCGTCACTGGCCCACCTGATCATGAGCGTGCCGGAGTTGGTGTACTTCGTGTTTACCTTCCCTGCGATTCTGTCGATCCTGGTGGGTTTCATGCTGGCCATGGGTCGCTATCGCGGCTACCGCTTGACCGAACTGATGCGATTCAAAGCGTTCCTCAAGGCTGACTCGTAA
- a CDS encoding aspartate/glutamate racemase family protein: MRILVVNVNTTESITQAIARQAQSVAAPGTEIIGLTPFFGAESVEGNFESYLAAIAVMDRVMSYDQPFDAVIQAGYGEHGREGLQELLNVPVVDITDAAASTAMFLGHAYSVVTTLDRTVPLIEDRLKLSGLWDRCASVRASGLAVLELESDPQRALEAIVRQAELAVLEDKAEVICLGCGGMAGLDEQIRQRTGVPVVDGVTAAVTLAESLVRLGLSTSKVRTYATPRPKTIIGWPGRFGR; encoded by the coding sequence ATGCGAATTCTCGTGGTCAACGTCAACACCACCGAATCCATCACCCAAGCCATCGCCCGCCAGGCTCAGTCCGTGGCCGCGCCCGGCACAGAAATCATCGGCCTGACGCCGTTTTTCGGGGCAGAGTCGGTGGAAGGCAATTTTGAAAGTTACCTGGCGGCCATCGCCGTCATGGACCGGGTCATGTCCTACGACCAGCCTTTTGATGCCGTCATTCAGGCCGGCTACGGCGAACATGGCCGCGAAGGCTTGCAAGAGCTGCTCAACGTGCCAGTAGTCGACATCACCGACGCTGCGGCCAGTACCGCAATGTTCCTTGGCCACGCCTACTCAGTCGTCACCACCCTAGACCGCACCGTGCCGCTGATCGAAGATCGGTTGAAGTTGTCAGGGCTTTGGGACCGTTGCGCGTCGGTGCGTGCCAGCGGTCTTGCCGTTTTGGAACTGGAGTCCGATCCACAACGTGCCCTGGAGGCAATCGTTCGGCAGGCGGAATTAGCGGTGCTTGAGGACAAGGCCGAGGTGATTTGCCTGGGTTGCGGCGGCATGGCTGGGCTGGATGAGCAGATCCGTCAACGCACGGGCGTACCGGTGGTGGATGGTGTCACGGCGGCGGTAACCCTTGCTGAATCGCTGGTAAGGTTGGGATTATCGACCTCCAAAGTGCGTACTTACGCGACCCCGCGGCCCAAAACCATCATTGGCTGGCCGGGGCGGTTTGGGCGCTGA
- a CDS encoding DUF393 domain-containing protein — MYNIEPWPLTLYFDGECPLCAREIKILRRRATQARLLFVDISIDEFDAKALGFTHEQMQSSLHASFADGRWVTGLDATLWSWRAAGLGIWATPLTWRAMRPLFAVGYSVFCRLRPHLAWLPHPDGSRRCRGNRCAVPAPAPALGARRST; from the coding sequence ATGTACAATATAGAGCCGTGGCCCCTGACGCTTTACTTTGACGGTGAATGCCCGCTCTGTGCTCGAGAAATCAAAATCCTGCGCCGACGCGCTACGCAGGCGCGACTGCTGTTTGTTGACATCAGCATCGATGAGTTTGACGCCAAGGCGCTGGGGTTCACGCACGAGCAGATGCAGTCGTCACTTCATGCCAGCTTCGCCGATGGCCGCTGGGTGACGGGCCTGGACGCCACCCTATGGAGCTGGCGAGCAGCCGGTCTGGGTATTTGGGCCACCCCGCTGACGTGGCGTGCAATGCGGCCGCTATTTGCAGTGGGTTATAGCGTGTTCTGCCGTTTACGCCCGCATTTGGCATGGCTACCTCATCCTGATGGCAGCCGTCGCTGCCGCGGCAACCGCTGTGCAGTGCCGGCGCCGGCGCCGGCGCTAGGCGCTAGGCGATCAACCTGA
- the pabB gene encoding aminodeoxychorismate synthase component I, whose translation MLTCSVHPLPYHANPAEYFAAIRHAPGSVLLDSGRPTADRGRFDLLSAWPLEQLAVRSDESGADFLQRLRNNLRQLGEASVPNELPFAGGLIGYLSYDFGRHLEHLPSQAQDDLHLPDARFGLYGWAMISDHQRRTSQLVFHPTLSENERQRLIVLFSQPASEPVEPFTLKASMKADLSADQYRQALERIQHYIQAGDCYQVNFAQRFRAQCLGDPWAAYCALRAACPTPFSGFQSLPEGGAVLSLSPERFVKVSERQVETRPIKGTRPRGLTAAEDAANAAELLASPKDRAENLMIVDLLRNDLGRTCRIGSVRVPELFSLESYPNVHHLVSSVTGELASDKDALDLIAGSFPGGSITGAPKIRAMQIIDELEPTRRGLYCGSLLYLDVRGEMDSSIAIRSLLVKDGQVCCWGGGGIVADSEWQSEYQESITKVKVLLDTLMSL comes from the coding sequence ATGTTGACCTGCTCCGTACACCCGCTCCCCTATCACGCCAACCCCGCCGAATACTTCGCGGCAATTCGTCATGCCCCAGGCAGCGTGCTACTCGACAGTGGCCGACCGACTGCTGATCGCGGGCGCTTTGATTTGCTCAGTGCCTGGCCGCTGGAGCAACTGGCCGTGCGCTCAGATGAAAGCGGTGCCGATTTCCTGCAACGACTACGGAACAACCTGAGACAGCTAGGCGAAGCATCGGTCCCGAATGAGCTGCCCTTCGCTGGCGGCCTGATCGGATACCTGAGTTACGACTTCGGTCGTCATCTGGAGCACCTGCCGAGCCAGGCACAGGACGATCTGCATTTGCCGGATGCGCGGTTCGGTTTGTATGGCTGGGCGATGATCAGCGATCACCAACGACGGACCAGTCAGTTGGTGTTCCATCCAACGCTGTCCGAAAACGAACGGCAGCGTTTAATCGTGCTGTTCAGCCAGCCGGCGTCAGAACCGGTCGAGCCGTTCACGCTGAAGGCATCGATGAAGGCGGACCTCAGCGCCGATCAATATCGCCAGGCGCTTGAGCGTATCCAGCACTACATTCAGGCCGGCGACTGTTATCAAGTCAACTTCGCCCAGCGTTTCCGTGCGCAATGCCTGGGCGACCCGTGGGCTGCGTATTGCGCGCTGCGAGCAGCGTGCCCCACGCCGTTTTCCGGCTTCCAGAGTCTGCCCGAGGGTGGAGCAGTGTTGAGCCTGTCGCCAGAGCGCTTCGTCAAAGTCAGCGAACGCCAAGTGGAAACCCGGCCGATCAAAGGCACCCGCCCTCGGGGCCTGACGGCTGCGGAGGATGCCGCAAACGCCGCCGAGCTGCTGGCCAGCCCCAAGGACCGTGCGGAAAACCTGATGATCGTCGACTTGCTGCGCAACGACCTTGGCCGTACCTGCCGTATCGGCTCGGTGCGGGTGCCGGAGTTGTTCAGCCTGGAGAGTTATCCGAACGTGCATCACCTGGTGAGCAGCGTCACCGGTGAATTGGCCAGCGACAAGGATGCACTGGACCTGATCGCCGGCAGCTTTCCTGGCGGTTCGATCACCGGCGCACCGAAAATTCGCGCGATGCAAATCATCGATGAGCTGGAGCCCACGCGGCGTGGGCTGTATTGCGGTTCGTTGCTGTACTTGGACGTGCGCGGCGAGATGGACAGTTCCATCGCCATTCGCAGCTTATTGGTGAAAGACGGACAAGTGTGTTGTTGGGGCGGCGGCGGGATCGTCGCTGACTCAGAGTGGCAGTCCGAGTATCAGGAATCGATTACCAAAGTGAAGGTGTTGCTCGACACCTTGATGAGTCTTTAA